The window aatttatgtattattgaatataaatagtagtatatttgtaacaaatcacaaaacataaacaaataatGCAGTTGTATATATgtaagaaatcaaagaaaatattgattgaatcgagaaaaaaaatgaagaaaacgATACGAAACATGAAGGAAAAAAACTGAACTATATGTGTCCCTAAATAcctattattgtatatatacagATGTATATACTGATAACATCATCTATGTATGCAgtgatatataatgaaattcaactacaatttatgtattattgaatatatgcaatagtatatatgtaacaaatcatagaacaaaaatataaataagatgtatatatctGATAAATCATATAATAGAAGTAGATTAAAGAGTGGTAGATAAATCTATATATTGTTCATGAAAACTTTACTAACACAAAAATATGGATAAGACGATTGGAACATGTCataattattgaatatatgcagtagtatataaattgagtaagaaaaaattagaaaacatGAGAAAACAACCTGAGTATGTATTATCGAAtttatgcagtagtatatatgtaacaaatcacaaaacataaatgAATTATTCAGTAGCATATGtgcaaaaaatcaaaataggagGAACATCACCGGAATATATGCTACAAAATggaagaataaataatatacgaAACGAAAAGAAAAGACTAATCGTATCACAAGAAGCAAATCAgaaggaaggaagaaagaacaattttttttgtaatagaaATCGGAGAAGAATGTCGACGCCGGAATTGATGATCgtaagaaaataaattttggttgggcatgaaattgaaaatatttattttatctgATAATTAAAAATAGTATTACCATATAAAATTACAATTTATACCACATTTAAATCGTTAAAAGTAATAAATATTACATTAGTgaatacaaatatatatgtattaataattaaggaagttacaattaatataataaatatggttgttgataataaaaaaatattgtttaagatttttaaaaatcattttttaataaaataccACGAATTTTTaagataataattaaaaatttaggaCATTTATCAAAtatcatagaaaaattaaatgatttctctaaatatttcttaaaaatatattattttagttaacCCTTAATATCAACAGATGTTGGACGAGCCCAAAATAGATGTCCAGTCAAAGTAccgatttaaaagaaaaaagaaaaaccatttGGTAACAATTtggtatttaaaaaatataaaattaataatagcATTTATTTTTTACTGGTAATTATTTTTCATACCTTAAAAATGTTGCTTTTCGTATAATTATATGATTGATTAAAAGAGTTAACATCacatcatatttttttttacttttatttagaattaatatttgattgttaaTCATAATCAATGATATAAatgtttcaaaattaatttctatgaaATAAATAATTACCAAGATTGATGGTATTTTAAAATGGttctttcaattttatttttttaattcgtttctttatttaaagTTTAATTATGTATCAAAATGTGTATTTACATTCTTAGAAACTGATATTACATCTCTAAATTGAAGATTATGAGAGAAGTAAGggttataaagaaaaaaaaaaaagaaaaaagaaaaagagagttaaggtaataaataaaaacatgATAACAATGAATATTGGAGAAGTGGGTAGAAAATATGGCTATAAATAAAATGCTAATTTTTCAGGTGATTAAATAATTATGTTATGAAATATTTAGAGAAATTACCTATTTTAGACATGATTTTACATAAATGTCTCAAATTTTTACCacatttattatctattttataACTTACTAAATTAATGTAATAAATAATCAGATTTATTTGCATTGAATAGTAGGATATCATTTATTGGcactagtagaaaaatggcCTACAATGATAGTTAAACGCTGTCATTAAAagctttcgtgacagttttttgcagtcattgatgtagcatcatggaaagtattttatgacagttctccaaaactgtcacgaaatgtggtttttcatgacatagaataaatgtcacgaattcaatatcttatgacagagtataactgtcattatttattttctatgacagttaataactatcattgtttatattttatgacatcggataactgtcattgtttacatttaatgacaacaaataactgtcattgttaatattgtatgacagatattaaatgtcattatttatcttttatgacacttattaattgtcatcatttcactttccatgacattaattaactgtcaatattactttttcgatgacatttttttttacatttaaatgtcataattttgtttttagtcattgtttttcttgcactattttttattgaatcctgTTTTTCATGttgccctgccattacacataccattacacagaccaatacaatcacatatggaaagaaacggtGGACGttttaatataaagaaacatacactttataatatcgctttaagtgttggtacatatatggtttgttacgaacaagctatttaaataactacatttaaaccaGAAATTTTCCTATcaaacctacaaaaatgcctatacatcaatgaattgctgcaaatatgacttcactgctccaatggattctggtaaaacctaataagaaaataaaaggaaacaaaattgattcaataatacaacacattcacttcaacaatacaatacacattcacttcaacaacacaacacaacacatatacacttcaacaatagtaacttctaagcttggcagtaaattattcttttctataacttctaagcttggtaTTGGAAATGTAGAGGGTATTCAAATGGAAAGCCTTACATATACACATCTTAAATATGATTTTTCTCTCTTTGTAAGACGCCAGGAGATACAAAAAGTGGAAAATAACAAGACAAAGAAACGATAATATACATCCCCTACATTTAGTCATCAGATCATATTCTATTGAGTATACTATCTATGAGCTCTCCATTATATTATCAGTACAAAGCACAAAAACGCCAACAATGATCGGTTTAAAATCCATTTAAAGCCAACCCTTTGATGTAAAACAGCAGAAAATCAGTACTGCAGTAAATCAGCACAACAGTTGGACACTTTTAACTATTAGTCACATCGATAAAATATTTTACTTGTGTAAATGAAATATTTTACAGCTCAAATATTTCCAGCTTAAATACGACCAGAAGACAAGCTTTTCGACCAGAATTCAACAGTTTTATCGACTAGCTAGTGCATTGAAAACAAAAGAATCTCACTATTGAAATGGGTAGTAAATCTTAGGGTTGCTGTCATTCACCTTTAAATTGTGCAATAGAAAAGTTTAAAACAATGAACAAATATTCAGTTTAAATTTCACCTAGAAAATTTATGTAGAAGCTATTAGGTACAAAtattcattaaataaaaataaaagaaactttgaaaagaagaaataaagaaaatccGAAGCAGCAGTAGAATAAATTACCTTGGAAAAATAGCTCAAGTGACAATTACGCTCCTGGAACGTCGTTCAACATGAAAAGATGAATATGATACACTATAACAGACATGTGCAAAAAGATGCTAAATCtacaatgcaaaaaaatgcccAAAGAGTAACTTTGAAATATTTGCCCAAATCATTAAAtcaacttgaaaaaaaaaaaacaattacgATACCTAAATTTGAATGTGAAAAAATAAAGAACGACTTACATAGTATCAAGGAGAGGTTGTAGGACCACGTTTCTCACTAGAACCCACAATGCCAACTTTATCTGCACGGTTCTTGGTTTTCATGTCATCTGTGATTTTCTTCAGACCTAGTGCAAAGAAAGTGCTCAGAGATGTACAAATAATAGTGAAGGGGAGAGTTTTGGAAACACGAGAGAGCAGTGAATGTTTCTAAAATTAGAGACAACAATAGCTAAAGTCACGGGCTTCCCATAATTGATTTCTTGGAAAACAGTGGCCATTCCTTCTTTTGGCTTAGAAGATAGAAGCCTGAGAAGGTTCAGAGCTGAATAGTGAAGCTGGAGGGGGTGGAGGTGGGGCCGGTGCACCTGGTGCTGATGTTTTAGGAGGAGGAGAAGCCTTAGGAGCAGCAGAAGTAGTTGTTTTCCCCGTAACACTCCATACTAGACCCAAAGGATAGAAACTTTTGACATAGTCCGTTTAACCTGTCAAATAGAGTTCCTTTATAACTTTGGCCCACTCAACATGATTTGGATCTTTGTTTCTGTACTCTACAAGAACCTAAATGAAGAAGTAAACATGTCGGCTGTATaccattttaatttttgttatgaATGAAATAACTATACAAAGCCAAAATAAGATATATCAAAATGGACTCAAGAACAGCTGATTTCAAAAGCACTTAGGAATTGTGGTTGCATATAGCATGCTAGATTAAAGCTCTGACAAGTACCTACTATAAGTAATCAAAATATGAAATTCATTTATTCCAATAATGACAAGATCAATGCATTCCAGTTTCCAGTAACAAAATACTAGCTGTGTTAATAGAAAAGATAGACTCTATAGATGGCCTAGATGCTTTCTGCTAATGTTAAGTAGTTTCTACACTCTATTTTGCCATGCGTTTGTTTTTTGAGAAAGGGGGACTAAATAGATTCTACCAATAAACTACAAGTTCCAAGGAAATATTAGCTTACTTTGTTGTTGTAAAATTTAGCCATTTGCCAACTTTCTTGAACATGGGCAATGGGCATGCTCATACCTAGAACAATCAAGAACCAATTAGATGGAATGAATGGGAATTACACATTCCAATGTGGACATACTCAACTACATTTCATACCACAGTCTTTTCCTATGAATGCAAACCAAGCCAGTGTAGATAGACTATCAGCTGTAGCTTTCAAATGGTTGAAGAAATCAGACCTCCTTCCCCCTGTGAGTGCATTTGCTTTCATAGTAACTTCGTTCAATGGCTTAAAAAATTCAGCTAAGCCTGCCAAGTCAGGTTTctgaaacaaaaaaacaaataaattaacttAAAAGCAACAAATCGTGATCTATCACTTCGATTTTCCATTTGTTCAATCCAAAATTTCTCACTTGactaattaagaaaaaaaatccaaaaaaacaGTTATTAGCCTAGTTATGAAAAATCAAACACCACAAATGAATTAATCAATTAACCTAACCTTACTTATATTCGGAACAACCGATCTGAGTGCAAAAAGCCTCTCGTTAAGCTTCCTCCTTCTATTCCTTTCTGATAATATGTTCTTCGAAGTCGTCGATCCATCCAGCAAACTCGAATCATAATAACTAGGAAGTGGTCTTCGAATCCCTAACTTTCTTAAGCAAAAACACCGACGTAAAATTCCAGTTAAAGAAAAAATCCCTAAATGCCTCATTAAATAACACACATCATCAACATTttcaaaagagagaaaaatagagaaattttatgtATTCCGTGAGGAATTCAAAGTAGTGGTCTACGATGCTATCCATACCCTGACGACATTATGCTTGAAATTTTAGACATATGAGTGCTGGAATTTCAGAGACACACCATTACGCTTCATCCATGGACAACCGACTTCAACGGGAACAAAAACTAGCAAGCGagatgaaaacaaaaacaagagaGACTGGAGACTTTAGTTTGAATGATTTGAACGAAAATCAAATGAGGAATTTTTCTGACCTTGAGTGTGAATGAAATCGAAGAGCGAATGGATGTGAATGAAATCGAAGAGTGAATGGGCGTGAACAAACAAAATCGAATAGTGAATGTGAGGAGAGATCGAATTGAAGAAAGAATCGAATGAGGGTAGGGAGTGAAGGAACGAAaacaaaattgataaaaatgaaaaggaCCATTTGGGGGGAAGCGTAAGCAAAACcttaaagaaaagtaaaaaaattattttattatttatattcaatgACAGTTAAAATTTGTCATTGATTTATAAATTCTTCAAATCCGAAAGATTCCGCCTTTTCCCACAAAAAATGCGCATTTTGAccttttatgacagttttttctTCCCTCCTTTTAATTTTGGATGGAATAAACTATCATAGTAGATACCTTTTCTTGTAGCGTGGAGATTTAATTTTGATGTGGTATAAAGTTGAATCTAGTTAATATGGTAATAgtatattaaataatttctacaaattggctttattcaatttcatacgcaacacaaaatcaaaatatttttctactTTCCAACGCCGTCCACCATTTCACCAATCAGTTTTGTCGTTTGGTCTTTCCGAACTTGTTCTTCCAACTTTCCATCACCTTCAAGTATATCTAGTAAGTGTATAAATTTTTCGTTCATATTTCTTTCTCCTTCATAGTTATGTAAATTTTGCCATATGTAATTCCTCTTTAATTTTTCGTTGAATTGTCTGGTGAACAAAAAGTACAGTAAATGCATATTCCGTCATCatattcaaataatttttttcatgttattaattttgtttctttaatgTGCCGTCAACAATATATACTATTTCATATATAGAATATTATAATGGCAGTGACAcatattttgattattttttatcaTATATGGACAAAATTGCAGTATATTCTGATTGCATTTTAAATAATTCCTTTAAGTTTATATTAGTTTCGTTACTATTATATACCACCTCATATTATAAATCCGTTATGTGATTTATTGGATAGATACACCTGCCAGTTTACAATAATACATAAGTTGTGACACATATAGCTCTATTATTTTTTGTCAGTGCATATTTGTTTCATTACTATTATTTACCATTGTGCATATTTCAAATATGTTATGTGATTTTACCAATATATACACCTGCATATTTACAATAATACGTAAATAATGACACATATTGTTATATTATTTCTTGTAAATTGATGTATATTTTGATGGTTTTTCAATGTATTTCCAAAACATTAATGAATGAATTTAAGTCTTTTAGAAACTTATACAATATCATTCGATCCAAATTAGGCAGCTATATTGATATGAATTATTTTttcatgttattaattttttttcttaaattgtgAAGTATAGTATACAATATATAATTAACgtattttctctttcttatttaaataGTATTGTGCAATTATTATTATACACTATTGCATATCTAATATAATTTTGTGCCTTGATCAATTTGTACTATTTCATATATAGAATATTACATTAGTATTgacacatatatttatattatttattatcatgCATGGACAGAATTCAATTCTAGTATATTTTGATTGTATTTTCAACGATTCCTTCCAATGCATATTTgtttcattattattacataCTACTacatatttaaaacaattttgtGCCATGACCTATATATACACctgtatatttaaaataatacgTAAGCAGTAACACATATAGTTATATTATTTATTGTCAGGTACAACCAACATTGATATATATTATGATGGTCATCTCCTTCGATTAATTGTTTcatgttattaattttctttcttaaattatGTAATATAGTATACAATATATAATAAACTCATTTTCCCTTTCTTATTTAATACTATTGTGCGGTTGATGAACTTTTTTAAGGTTATGGACTCTGGACCATTTATTCATTTCTAGGATCAATGATGCACCTtgtacaacataaaaaaaaatatcatatacCATATATCATTAAACATTAAGCATCACACacttaatatttaaataagcAACATACacataatatttaaaaaacgttatagtatatattaaatattattaagcATTAAACATCACACACATAATATATCATTAAGTAGCAGCCAcataatatatcatatattatacaatatatataaaatatcattAGCAATTCCTTTTCGTAATTGTATTGATATAAATTTGTACTTTCACATTAGGTAAAATttgttataaaattaaaataatatgtaAAATATGCACAAGTACAttgttatctaatattatgttaAATATACAGAAGTATATTAAATCGAAAACAATTTCAGTCACGGTAAGATTTTACAAATTAACGTCCAATATATGAAAATCAATGCAGAtttgatgaaatat is drawn from Cucumis melo cultivar AY chromosome 11, USDA_Cmelo_AY_1.0, whole genome shotgun sequence and contains these coding sequences:
- the LOC127143944 gene encoding cyclase-associated protein 1-like, whose translation is MRHLGIFSLTGILRRCFCLRKLGIRRPLPSYYDSSLLDGSTTSKNILSERNRRRKLNERLFALRSVVPNISKKPDLAGLAEFFKPLNEVTMKANALTGGRRSDFFNHLKATADSLSTLAWFAFIGKDCGMSMPIAHVQESWQMAKFYNNKVLVEYRNKDPNHVEWAKVIKELYLTVWSVTGKTTTSAAPKASPPPKTSAPGLKKITDDMKTKNRADKVGIVGSSEKRGPTTSP